A window of the Sediminispirochaeta bajacaliforniensis DSM 16054 genome harbors these coding sequences:
- the gpmA gene encoding 2,3-diphosphoglycerate-dependent phosphoglycerate mutase, whose translation MGPLQLVLIRHGESQWNKENRFTGWVDVPLSEKGREEAQAGGRLLREEGFVFDKAYTSVLKRAIKTLWIVLEEMDLMWVPVVRAWELNERHYGGLQGLNKSETAKKYGEEQVLIWRRSYDTPPPELTKESEYYPGRDPKYRGLSEEQIPLTESLKITIERVVPYWEKVIAPELKAGKRLLIAAHGNSLRALVKYLDGISNEEITRLNIPTGVPLVYELDKDLAPIRHYYLGDQEAIQAKMAAVANQGKK comes from the coding sequence ATGGGACCCCTTCAATTAGTCCTTATCCGTCATGGTGAAAGCCAATGGAATAAAGAAAACAGGTTTACCGGTTGGGTCGATGTACCCTTATCGGAAAAGGGAAGAGAGGAGGCACAAGCGGGTGGCAGGTTATTGCGCGAGGAAGGCTTTGTCTTCGATAAGGCCTACACCTCCGTTCTGAAGCGTGCCATCAAGACCCTCTGGATCGTCCTCGAAGAGATGGATCTCATGTGGGTTCCCGTCGTTCGGGCATGGGAACTGAATGAGCGCCACTACGGGGGATTACAGGGGCTGAACAAATCGGAGACGGCAAAAAAGTATGGAGAAGAACAGGTTCTGATCTGGCGACGCAGTTATGACACCCCACCTCCCGAATTGACAAAAGAGAGCGAATACTACCCGGGAAGGGATCCTAAATATCGGGGCCTCTCGGAAGAACAGATACCCTTAACCGAAAGCCTCAAAATCACCATAGAGAGGGTCGTACCCTACTGGGAAAAGGTGATTGCCCCCGAACTGAAGGCGGGAAAGCGACTCTTGATAGCGGCCCATGGCAATAGTCTGCGAGCATTGGTAAAATACCTTGACGGTATTTCGAATGAAGAGATCACAAGACTCAACATTCCAACCGGAGTTCCGTTGGTCTACGAGCTGGATAAGGACTTAGCACCAATCCGTCACTACTATCTGGGAGACCAAGAGGCTATTCAGGCCAAAATGGCTGCAGTGGCAAATCAGGGCAAAAAATAA
- a CDS encoding MATE family efflux transporter has product MNSSDRILNGGISRLFVRLSFPAIVSLLSLGLYQFVDGIFVGQWVGPAALGAVGVVYPFSLINNGIFSLIGVGAASMLSRAIGRKDQKTIDALFGNLLLANLILSGAMILFGLLAAESIVAFLGATGEIHRLGVIYLRILVLGSFFFNFASSANILIRAEGRMRQAMRIMLSGTILNIILDALFLGVFGWGIAGAASATVISQGVMCCVSFFYFGKANGAITLRKSHIAFTGHLFEMLRVGFSGMALPIMTVIQIVFVLKSVASYGTEQELIIIGAVIKILNFIFVPIWGICQGFQPLAGMNYGAGTYKRLARAFALFSFYSTIITLVIWLLIQLFPRVPLGWFIIDSDVLEAGVSVIRLYLCDFPVYGYMLLVITFFQAIGRSIPAAFLVVSRMSLFFIPVILLLPRVLGLAGVWLATPVSDIFVVVIGTILFGLELRRQRRLEAQGEKR; this is encoded by the coding sequence ATGAACAGCAGCGACCGTATTCTCAACGGCGGAATAAGCAGACTCTTTGTCCGACTCTCCTTTCCCGCCATTGTGAGTTTACTCTCTCTCGGTTTGTATCAATTCGTCGACGGCATCTTTGTGGGGCAGTGGGTCGGACCCGCTGCCTTAGGAGCAGTCGGCGTTGTCTATCCTTTTTCTCTAATCAACAACGGGATATTCAGTCTCATCGGTGTCGGGGCCGCTTCCATGCTCAGCAGAGCAATCGGTCGAAAGGACCAGAAGACGATCGATGCCCTTTTCGGCAATCTGCTGCTTGCCAATCTGATTCTTTCAGGCGCGATGATCCTTTTCGGTCTCCTGGCGGCCGAATCGATTGTTGCCTTTCTCGGTGCGACCGGAGAGATACATCGTCTTGGGGTTATATACCTCAGAATCCTGGTACTTGGCTCCTTTTTTTTCAATTTCGCTTCCAGTGCCAATATTCTCATCCGTGCCGAGGGACGGATGAGGCAGGCCATGCGAATCATGCTTTCTGGTACCATCCTTAATATCATCCTCGACGCGCTTTTTTTGGGAGTTTTCGGCTGGGGGATCGCGGGTGCTGCGAGCGCAACCGTGATTAGCCAGGGAGTGATGTGCTGCGTTAGTTTTTTCTATTTTGGCAAAGCAAACGGGGCCATTACGTTAAGGAAAAGCCATATCGCTTTCACCGGGCATCTATTTGAGATGCTTCGAGTCGGTTTTTCCGGTATGGCCCTGCCGATCATGACGGTCATCCAGATCGTTTTCGTTCTAAAAAGTGTTGCCTCGTATGGAACGGAGCAGGAGCTGATCATCATCGGGGCGGTTATTAAGATTCTCAACTTCATTTTTGTGCCGATTTGGGGAATTTGCCAAGGTTTCCAACCATTAGCCGGTATGAATTACGGAGCCGGCACATACAAAAGACTTGCCAGGGCCTTCGCTCTTTTTTCCTTCTATTCTACGATTATCACCCTTGTGATATGGCTGCTTATTCAGCTATTTCCGCGGGTTCCTCTGGGCTGGTTCATCATCGATTCCGATGTTCTTGAAGCCGGAGTTTCTGTTATTCGCCTCTATTTGTGTGATTTCCCTGTTTACGGCTATATGCTTTTGGTGATCACCTTTTTTCAGGCCATAGGACGAAGCATTCCCGCTGCTTTCCTGGTTGTGAGCAGAATGAGTCTCTTTTTTATTCCCGTTATCCTTCTTCTTCCCAGAGTTCTCGGCCTTGCCGGGGTTTGGCTTGCAACTCCGGTTTCCGACATCTTCGTTGTTGTTATCGGCACCATCCTATTCGGACTGGAACTTCGACGACAACGTCGCCTGGAGGCCCAGGGAGAAAAGCGTTAA
- a CDS encoding insulinase family protein, whose product MKTLHVGDTLHGFTLIGVDDQSEYRGTGYRFCHDATGLDLYHLNCDDSENLFSFAFKTPPFDDTGVPHIIEHSVLSGSARYPVKDPFLALMRGSMNTFLNAMTYPDKTVYPAASPVAKDYFNLMAVYGDAVFFPTLSEDVFRQEGHRLEADEEGRYGVTGIVFNEMKGAYSNHDSIVGEWSYRSLFPDTPYHYDSGGDPLSIPKLSYEAFRDFHRRAYHPSNCRIFLYGDIDTEQQLEFLQDRFLSRFTMGKKASDIPMQPRWNGPRRFSFTSPADGDENTNRSSVVLSWIVGEISKPDEVLALEVLSEILIGHVGSPLYKAMVDSRLGEDISPVSGLETDLKELIFAVGLRGIDPRQTGALEDLVTKCFQNFVDQGLSREAVEGAMTRVEFRQREIKGGYPFGLRLMGKLFRGWLHGEDPGTSLAFAVPMKRLKERVAADPHFFEDLLRDRFLSNNHRATVIVTPDAEHETKIEQELDELAHTLVEGKNQDGLAAIEEKNRRLRAFQDKPDSSEALATIPTLSMQDVPAEVDRIETSDGLLEGVRCFSHNFFTNGILYADFVFDLAGLSREELLYLPLLTRLLLHTALPDMSYDQVAHRLFKDTGGFYSFLESSPVIGEAGVYRNYLVFRLKALEENGRLALNLAVSILLQGVLTDTQRLKDVLLEMRNDVVSDIVPSGNSVATMRAAAGFSPSLATNELWRGVEQLLFLDGLVKKGEAGFPGALSFMERLRSSLLVKNRLLCNITADGAFLPEAEALMREALGAFPQGDAAAFTSPHLSLASLMGEASSCCEEALIVPASVNFVALVFPAATIDSAAHSHQLILAQLLKTTFLWERIRMRGGAYGAGAFANGIEGIFGLSSYRDPHILSTVDAFREGLRIVAEEGVDQAELEKAIITLVGKETRPQSPGEKSMIGFRRILYGLTDRLRQSKRDTMRASTVEAVSLAAASLLSALDSSHLVVLGGDAAVSKAEDRFTGLGTRRTRLPG is encoded by the coding sequence ATGAAAACATTACATGTAGGCGACACATTACACGGTTTTACTCTTATTGGTGTGGATGATCAAAGCGAGTACCGAGGAACCGGTTACCGGTTTTGCCATGATGCCACAGGTCTCGATCTTTACCACCTCAACTGCGACGACAGTGAGAATCTCTTTTCTTTTGCCTTTAAAACGCCTCCTTTTGACGATACCGGAGTTCCTCATATCATAGAACACTCTGTGCTTTCCGGGTCGGCACGCTATCCTGTGAAGGACCCCTTTCTCGCCCTTATGCGGGGAAGCATGAACACCTTTCTCAATGCCATGACCTATCCCGATAAGACGGTCTATCCTGCGGCCTCTCCTGTGGCCAAAGATTATTTCAATTTGATGGCTGTCTATGGTGATGCGGTCTTTTTTCCCACCCTGTCGGAGGATGTTTTTCGTCAGGAAGGCCATCGCCTCGAGGCCGACGAAGAAGGGCGCTACGGGGTAACCGGCATTGTTTTCAACGAGATGAAAGGTGCCTATTCGAATCACGATTCTATTGTCGGGGAGTGGTCCTACCGATCCCTTTTCCCCGATACCCCCTACCACTACGATTCCGGAGGAGATCCCTTATCGATTCCCAAGCTGAGTTACGAAGCCTTTCGCGATTTTCATCGCCGGGCCTATCACCCTTCCAATTGTCGGATTTTTCTCTACGGCGATATCGATACAGAGCAGCAGCTCGAGTTCCTTCAGGATCGTTTTCTTTCCCGGTTTACCATGGGGAAGAAGGCATCTGATATTCCGATGCAGCCCCGCTGGAACGGTCCCCGACGGTTTTCCTTTACCAGTCCGGCTGACGGAGATGAAAATACAAACAGGTCTTCTGTTGTTCTGAGTTGGATTGTCGGCGAGATATCGAAGCCCGACGAGGTACTGGCTCTTGAGGTTCTCTCGGAGATTCTGATCGGGCATGTGGGGTCCCCCCTTTACAAGGCCATGGTCGATTCCCGGCTTGGAGAAGATATCTCCCCTGTTAGCGGTCTTGAAACGGATCTTAAAGAGTTGATTTTCGCCGTTGGCCTGCGGGGCATCGATCCCCGGCAAACCGGGGCGCTGGAAGATCTTGTAACGAAGTGTTTCCAAAACTTTGTCGACCAGGGATTATCCCGGGAAGCGGTCGAAGGGGCTATGACGCGGGTGGAGTTTCGGCAGCGGGAAATAAAGGGTGGCTATCCCTTCGGCCTGCGTCTCATGGGGAAGCTTTTCAGGGGGTGGTTACACGGCGAAGATCCGGGAACCTCCCTTGCCTTTGCTGTGCCTATGAAGCGCTTGAAGGAGCGGGTTGCTGCGGATCCTCATTTTTTTGAAGATCTACTCCGCGATCGATTTCTGAGTAATAACCATCGCGCGACCGTCATAGTGACCCCCGATGCCGAGCATGAGACAAAGATTGAACAAGAGCTCGACGAGCTTGCTCATACCTTGGTGGAAGGTAAAAATCAAGATGGCCTTGCCGCCATCGAAGAGAAGAATCGTCGTCTTCGCGCCTTCCAGGATAAACCCGATTCCTCCGAGGCCCTGGCCACCATTCCCACCCTTTCCATGCAGGATGTGCCTGCCGAGGTAGATAGGATCGAGACCTCTGACGGTCTTCTCGAAGGAGTCCGATGTTTTTCCCATAACTTTTTCACCAATGGGATTCTCTATGCCGATTTTGTCTTTGATCTCGCCGGGCTCAGCCGTGAGGAACTGCTTTATCTGCCCCTGCTGACCCGACTGCTCCTTCATACAGCACTTCCCGATATGAGCTACGATCAGGTCGCTCACCGCCTTTTCAAGGATACCGGCGGATTCTATTCCTTTCTTGAGTCGAGCCCTGTAATCGGTGAGGCCGGAGTCTATCGCAACTACCTGGTGTTTCGTCTCAAGGCGCTGGAAGAGAATGGCCGTCTTGCTCTGAATCTTGCCGTTTCCATTCTATTGCAGGGAGTCCTTACCGATACGCAGCGGCTAAAAGATGTTTTGCTGGAAATGCGCAACGATGTCGTCTCTGATATCGTTCCTTCCGGAAACAGCGTAGCCACCATGCGGGCCGCCGCAGGCTTTTCACCTTCGCTTGCAACAAACGAGTTGTGGCGTGGTGTTGAGCAACTTCTCTTTCTCGACGGGCTCGTGAAAAAAGGAGAGGCGGGATTCCCCGGGGCACTATCATTCATGGAACGTCTCCGCAGTTCACTGTTGGTGAAAAACCGCCTTTTGTGCAATATAACCGCTGACGGGGCCTTTCTACCCGAGGCGGAGGCGCTGATGAGGGAGGCCTTGGGGGCCTTTCCTCAGGGAGATGCTGCTGCTTTCACTTCTCCCCACCTTTCTCTGGCAAGCCTTATGGGAGAAGCCTCGTCGTGTTGTGAAGAGGCCCTTATCGTTCCCGCTTCTGTTAACTTTGTGGCCTTGGTATTTCCTGCGGCGACAATCGATTCGGCAGCCCATAGCCATCAGCTTATTCTTGCCCAGCTGCTGAAAACGACCTTTCTTTGGGAGAGGATCAGAATGAGAGGTGGAGCATACGGTGCCGGAGCCTTTGCCAACGGTATTGAGGGCATTTTCGGTCTCTCCAGTTATCGAGACCCCCATATCCTTTCAACCGTTGATGCCTTTCGCGAGGGACTCCGCATCGTTGCCGAAGAAGGGGTGGATCAGGCCGAGCTTGAAAAGGCAATCATCACCCTCGTCGGTAAAGAGACCCGCCCCCAATCTCCAGGCGAGAAAAGCATGATTGGCTTCCGACGTATTCTCTACGGTTTGACTGACAGACTAAGGCAGAGCAAACGCGATACCATGCGTGCCTCTACCGTCGAGGCTGTTTCTCTTGCGGCAGCCTCTCTTCTCTCGGCCCTTGATTCTTCGCATTTGGTTGTACTCGGCGGTGATGCCGCGGTAAGCAAGGCCGAGGATCGGTTTACCGGTCTTGGAACACGGCGCACAAGGCTTCCTGGATGA
- a CDS encoding Tex family protein — MDDALIRAVTLETGLPERGVRAVIELSASGATVPFIARYRKEATGELDEEEIRGILEAKEKTAALWKRRESILDSLKERDLLSADLEKALCQATTLSELEDLYLPFRPKRKTRASTAREAGLEPLAELLVSGRCDDVDAAAADFIDPDKGITSVGDALGGARDIIAETISESAAVRACLRELFARKAMFSAISVKKRCEEDPKGSARFRDYFDWNEAVKGVAGHRVLAVRRGAALGFLRWHLLPSEEEALLSVKHLSMRVGGVPSSLEASEGPHTPLHGEAAKQVSSAAEDAYSRLLAPSMETELKSVLVARAEEESILRFGENLRELLLQPPLGPRSVLALDPGLRTGCKLAVISAGGELLEHDVIYPLPPQNQKAGAARRVLELIAQYDIEAVAVGNGTGGRESVDFLKEAGLPASVSVVSVDESGASVYSASPLAREEFPDQDVTVRGAVSIGRRLQDPLAELVKIDPKSIGVGQYQHDVDQKALKKALDQTVESCVNNVGVELNSASVRLLSYVSGIGEKLASSLIAFRNGNGPFQSRSQLLSVPGLGPKAYEQAAGFLRIRGANNPLDASAVHPERYALVEKMAATVGVSVGDLIGDDNKARSTIDLTSYMDEHTGMATLRDIMAELEKPGRDPRSPFELFSFDEGVRSPEDLREGMVLPGIVTNITSFGAFVDIGVHQDGLVHISHLADHFVKDPAEVVRLKQQVQVKVISVDLERRRIGLSMKRE, encoded by the coding sequence ATGGACGATGCGTTGATACGGGCCGTGACTCTCGAAACAGGGCTGCCGGAGCGAGGAGTTCGGGCCGTTATTGAACTCTCGGCTTCGGGAGCGACGGTTCCTTTCATTGCCCGTTATCGCAAAGAGGCAACGGGCGAACTTGATGAGGAGGAGATCAGAGGGATACTCGAGGCAAAGGAAAAGACAGCGGCGCTCTGGAAACGGCGGGAGTCTATTCTTGACAGTTTGAAAGAGCGCGATCTTTTAAGCGCCGACTTGGAGAAGGCTCTTTGCCAGGCAACGACCCTTTCCGAGCTTGAGGATCTCTACCTTCCTTTCCGTCCCAAACGGAAGACTCGAGCCTCAACGGCCAGGGAAGCCGGGCTTGAACCTCTTGCGGAGCTTCTTGTTTCCGGACGCTGTGATGATGTAGATGCTGCTGCCGCCGATTTTATTGATCCGGATAAGGGTATTACGAGTGTCGGGGATGCTCTCGGAGGTGCCCGGGATATCATTGCCGAGACTATCTCGGAGTCGGCGGCGGTGAGGGCTTGCCTTCGTGAGCTTTTTGCTCGAAAGGCCATGTTTTCTGCTATCTCCGTGAAGAAGAGGTGCGAGGAAGATCCGAAAGGTTCTGCACGGTTTCGTGACTATTTCGACTGGAACGAAGCTGTGAAGGGCGTTGCCGGACACAGGGTCCTTGCTGTTCGCCGTGGCGCAGCCTTGGGCTTTTTACGTTGGCACCTCCTGCCTTCCGAAGAGGAGGCCCTTCTTTCTGTTAAGCATCTTTCCATGCGGGTAGGGGGCGTCCCATCTTCCCTTGAAGCCTCGGAAGGGCCTCATACCCCGTTGCACGGAGAGGCTGCAAAACAGGTTTCTTCGGCGGCCGAGGATGCCTACTCCAGACTTTTGGCCCCTTCTATGGAAACCGAATTAAAATCAGTTTTGGTGGCCCGGGCCGAAGAGGAGTCGATCCTTCGTTTCGGAGAAAATCTGCGGGAGCTTTTGCTCCAGCCTCCTCTTGGTCCCCGGTCCGTTTTGGCCCTTGATCCCGGCCTTCGAACGGGATGTAAGCTTGCGGTGATCTCCGCAGGAGGAGAGCTCTTGGAGCATGATGTCATCTACCCCTTACCACCTCAGAATCAAAAGGCGGGGGCTGCCCGCAGAGTTCTTGAGTTGATTGCGCAGTACGATATCGAGGCCGTGGCTGTGGGCAACGGGACCGGCGGCCGTGAGAGCGTCGACTTTCTGAAGGAGGCCGGGCTTCCGGCTTCCGTTAGCGTGGTGAGTGTGGATGAGAGCGGTGCATCGGTTTACAGCGCCTCGCCCCTTGCAAGGGAAGAATTTCCTGACCAGGATGTCACGGTCCGGGGAGCAGTCTCCATCGGACGGCGCTTGCAGGATCCCCTCGCCGAATTGGTGAAGATCGATCCCAAATCGATCGGGGTCGGCCAGTATCAGCACGATGTCGATCAGAAGGCACTGAAAAAGGCCCTGGATCAAACCGTAGAGAGCTGTGTAAATAACGTCGGAGTCGAGCTGAACAGCGCTTCGGTACGGCTATTATCCTATGTCAGTGGGATCGGAGAAAAGCTTGCATCCTCTCTCATCGCCTTCCGCAACGGCAACGGTCCCTTTCAAAGTCGCAGTCAGCTGCTTTCGGTCCCGGGTCTCGGCCCGAAGGCATACGAGCAGGCCGCCGGCTTCCTTCGAATTCGGGGAGCGAATAATCCTTTGGACGCATCTGCCGTTCACCCCGAGCGTTACGCCTTGGTTGAAAAGATGGCCGCCACTGTCGGAGTCTCCGTTGGCGATTTGATTGGTGACGACAATAAGGCACGATCGACTATCGACCTTACTTCCTATATGGATGAACATACCGGGATGGCCACTCTGCGTGATATCATGGCCGAGCTCGAAAAGCCTGGCCGGGATCCGAGAAGCCCCTTTGAGCTTTTCTCGTTTGACGAAGGCGTTAGAAGCCCCGAGGACCTTCGGGAGGGGATGGTTCTTCCCGGTATTGTTACCAACATTACCTCCTTCGGCGCCTTTGTCGATATTGGCGTTCATCAGGATGGTCTTGTTCATATCAGCCATCTCGCCGATCATTTTGTAAAGGATCCTGCGGAAGTAGTCCGGCTCAAGCAGCAGGTACAGGTCAAGGTTATTTCCGTCGATCTTGAGAGGCGTAGGATCGGATTGTCCATGAAAAGAGAATAG
- a CDS encoding EF-P lysine aminoacylase GenX, whose amino-acid sequence MQREMILFRSRLNRAIRNFFESKGFLEVETPQLSPTVIPEAHIELFATRFFSDRFGERELYLLPSPELHMKRLIAEGSGSIFQICKSFRNDEQMSSYHNPEFSMLEWYTVPGSSEENIAMTEELFSCLGETLHRDGEYLSPPFRRMTMAEAFDRFAGIDLEKGLSLSGLRKQAQAAGIDLRDKQESWEELFHRIFLTQVEPELPADRPLVLERYPAAVEALAERIPGTGWLDRWELYVKGTELANCYAEERSQKRVKSFFHSQSAQKAQSSRVVPDIDPGYPQIFQNFPKCSGVALGMDRLAMLFSGAATIEGVILFPFSDMLR is encoded by the coding sequence ATGCAAAGAGAGATGATCCTCTTTCGGTCCCGTCTCAACAGGGCCATACGGAATTTTTTCGAATCGAAAGGCTTTCTTGAAGTTGAAACCCCGCAGCTTTCTCCGACAGTCATTCCCGAGGCCCATATCGAACTTTTCGCCACCCGATTTTTCAGCGACAGGTTCGGGGAACGGGAACTCTACCTCCTGCCGAGCCCCGAACTTCACATGAAGCGGCTCATTGCCGAGGGATCGGGAAGTATTTTCCAAATCTGTAAGAGTTTTCGAAATGATGAGCAGATGAGCAGTTACCACAATCCTGAATTTTCCATGCTGGAGTGGTATACGGTTCCGGGAAGCAGCGAAGAAAATATTGCCATGACCGAAGAACTCTTTTCCTGTTTGGGCGAAACGCTCCACAGAGACGGTGAATACCTGAGCCCCCCTTTTCGTAGGATGACCATGGCGGAGGCTTTCGACCGTTTTGCAGGTATCGATCTCGAGAAAGGGCTCAGCCTTTCCGGCCTGAGAAAACAGGCACAAGCCGCGGGTATCGATCTCAGAGACAAACAAGAAAGCTGGGAAGAGCTCTTTCACCGCATCTTCCTCACGCAGGTTGAGCCGGAACTTCCGGCCGATCGCCCCCTCGTCCTGGAACGCTACCCTGCGGCGGTCGAGGCCCTTGCCGAAAGGATTCCGGGAACAGGCTGGCTCGACCGCTGGGAATTGTACGTCAAGGGAACAGAGCTGGCCAACTGTTATGCCGAAGAGCGTTCGCAAAAGCGGGTGAAAAGTTTCTTTCACAGCCAATCCGCCCAGAAAGCGCAATCGAGCCGTGTGGTGCCGGATATTGATCCGGGGTATCCACAAATCTTTCAAAACTTTCCGAAGTGCAGTGGGGTGGCCCTGGGAATGGATCGTCTGGCCATGCTTTTTTCAGGAGCAGCCACCATAGAGGGGGTGATTTTGTTTCCTTTTTCTGATATGCTTCGCTAA
- the efp gene encoding elongation factor P, giving the protein MIKAGSIDKGTALLIKGTPYVVVEREFVNPGKGSAFVRLKLKSPSTGQVLRETYKTQDSVEDIVVSDKDCQYLYADNDAYHFMDLETYDQFEVPMQGFEDYKLLMKDGETYNIVFWEDKPLDIKIPFKVVYEVTEAQEAVKGDTVTGATKMVTVETGLQVKVPIFIKQGERIMINTETKEYVERVNQ; this is encoded by the coding sequence ATGATAAAAGCTGGATCAATCGATAAAGGAACCGCACTGCTGATCAAGGGGACACCCTATGTCGTTGTCGAGCGGGAATTCGTCAATCCCGGAAAGGGATCGGCCTTTGTACGACTCAAGCTAAAAAGCCCCTCCACAGGGCAGGTTCTGAGAGAGACCTACAAGACACAGGATTCGGTGGAGGATATCGTTGTTTCCGATAAGGATTGTCAGTATCTCTATGCCGATAATGATGCCTATCATTTCATGGATCTGGAAACCTATGACCAGTTCGAAGTACCCATGCAGGGCTTCGAGGATTACAAGCTTCTGATGAAGGACGGCGAAACCTACAACATCGTCTTTTGGGAAGACAAGCCCCTGGATATCAAGATTCCCTTTAAGGTGGTCTACGAGGTAACAGAGGCCCAGGAAGCGGTAAAGGGTGATACCGTCACCGGAGCAACGAAGATGGTAACTGTTGAGACGGGACTTCAGGTTAAGGTTCCGATTTTCATTAAGCAGGGCGAACGGATCATGATCAATACGGAAACGAAAGAGTATGTCGAACGGGTCAACCAGTAA
- a CDS encoding methyltransferase, with protein MSNGSTSNLLRFYSHKEVAFRYNGCGLSFFLSHGLFSSYTIDAGSSLLLKLIAQNKVAEGKRSLIDIGCGAGVIGLSIKKRHPEIDATLQDRDALAVAFSQAAARRNGLLSKGTEESPNLRFAGALAFEGQEGRQFDLIVSNWPAKAGIPVLKEFFFLAAASATEKGELAVVVVRPLKEQALAFAIEAGWNVKVTETTANHCAFLASLSAEAPKQHSPSFSLSPYLRGIFKGKGYRLESVYDLPGFDTLAFHHMLFASEVAKVVTCLVPEQGTTLIRNPGQGHIPLILAAEAKKQERKLSLPIRLASRDRLQLLTSGRNLQKAGIPHIIEHDASPILDTANEETKASLAIMDIDYVPGSDICKESWLWADQQLLPTGLVLFLGKSALIGRIADGAQGFSLIHTKKYKGYRLLLFSKN; from the coding sequence ATGTCGAACGGGTCAACCAGTAACCTGTTACGATTTTACTCACACAAGGAGGTCGCGTTCCGCTATAACGGATGCGGCCTCTCCTTTTTTCTCAGCCACGGCTTGTTCAGCAGCTATACAATAGATGCCGGCTCCTCCCTCCTCTTAAAACTTATTGCGCAAAATAAAGTTGCAGAGGGGAAGCGATCGCTTATCGACATTGGCTGCGGAGCAGGAGTCATCGGGCTTAGCATCAAAAAGCGGCATCCGGAAATTGACGCCACGCTGCAGGATCGCGACGCCCTTGCCGTTGCATTTTCACAGGCCGCCGCCCGGCGAAACGGGCTGTTGTCCAAAGGGACCGAAGAGTCTCCAAATTTGAGATTTGCAGGGGCTCTGGCCTTCGAAGGCCAGGAAGGACGCCAATTCGATCTCATCGTGTCGAACTGGCCGGCAAAGGCCGGTATTCCGGTGCTGAAAGAGTTCTTTTTTCTTGCCGCCGCTTCAGCGACAGAGAAGGGAGAGCTGGCTGTGGTAGTGGTACGCCCCCTCAAGGAACAGGCACTCGCTTTCGCCATAGAGGCAGGCTGGAACGTCAAGGTTACTGAAACCACGGCAAATCACTGTGCTTTTCTTGCCTCTCTGTCCGCGGAAGCCCCAAAGCAGCATAGCCCCTCCTTTTCTCTTTCTCCCTACCTCCGGGGAATCTTCAAAGGCAAAGGCTACCGATTGGAAAGCGTTTACGATCTCCCGGGGTTCGACACCTTGGCATTTCACCACATGTTGTTCGCCTCGGAAGTAGCCAAAGTCGTTACGTGTCTGGTTCCCGAGCAGGGAACAACACTTATACGAAATCCTGGCCAGGGACATATTCCACTTATTCTTGCAGCAGAAGCAAAAAAACAGGAACGAAAGCTGTCCCTCCCCATTCGGCTTGCCTCAAGAGACCGATTACAGCTTTTGACAAGCGGCAGGAACCTGCAGAAAGCCGGGATACCGCATATCATCGAGCACGATGCCTCTCCAATCTTGGACACAGCGAATGAAGAAACAAAGGCGTCTCTGGCCATCATGGATATCGACTATGTTCCCGGCAGTGATATTTGCAAAGAGTCTTGGCTCTGGGCCGATCAACAGTTGTTGCCAACAGGCCTCGTCCTATTTCTCGGCAAGAGTGCTCTTATAGGCCGAATAGCAGATGGGGCCCAGGGGTTCTCCCTTATTCATACGAAAAAATACAAAGGGTATCGCCTTTTGCTTTTCTCGAAGAATTGA
- a CDS encoding RrF2 family transcriptional regulator → MRITTKGRYAIRAVLRLAQAEEHRPIPIRILAAQEGISPEFLEQIFFRLRKSGIINSTRGPGGGFRLVKEVDGLTLMEIFDAVEEGFFLSPCTQDGEHCDREERCLVHGLWEHTYEMLRSYFGAITIADVMANRYPHL, encoded by the coding sequence ATGAGGATAACAACCAAAGGCCGCTACGCAATCCGGGCGGTTCTTCGGCTGGCACAAGCAGAAGAGCACCGCCCTATTCCTATACGCATTCTCGCCGCACAGGAAGGGATTTCTCCGGAATTTCTTGAACAGATTTTCTTTCGGCTTAGGAAAAGTGGTATCATTAATTCAACGAGGGGGCCAGGTGGCGGTTTTCGGCTCGTGAAAGAGGTTGACGGACTCACCCTCATGGAAATATTCGATGCTGTGGAAGAGGGTTTCTTTCTCTCCCCCTGTACTCAGGATGGTGAACACTGCGACAGAGAAGAACGCTGTCTGGTCCATGGTCTTTGGGAACATACCTACGAAATGCTACGATCCTATTTTGGTGCCATCACGATTGCCGATGTGATGGCAAATCGTTATCCCCATCTTTAA